From the genome of Romeriopsis navalis LEGE 11480:
CAGTTCGCAATCCCCGATGATTTGAGCTTTCCACAGGCAATCGCCCTTGCCCAGGAAATCCTCGACTTGCCCACTGAAACCGATGCCGCGATGCAAACCGCTGCAATTATCGGCCTGCTCAAAACCAGCAATGGGGCACGGGGATTTTTCGTCACATTTCTCACGGGCGACAACCCATTAGCCGACCATCCCACGGACGGCATCCTCAAGGCGTTGCGATCGGCACCGACGACCGTCGCCGATTTAATGACCAAAAACCTCGCCATGTCTACGGCCATGGAACTGACCCACCAAACCAACGGTGATACCGACCAAGCAGCTGGCTCTGCCCGCGTCAAAGCGCGATCGCGCCAACTGATCAAACAGCTCCAACTACCAGAACTCCAGACCAGCTTGCAGCAGTTACTAGACAGTACCGCCAGCGAAGGAGGACAATACCAAGACTTTCTACACCGTTGGGGTTACGATGCCATGCAACGTCAGGCGATTCATCACACTGTCAGCGACATTTTGGCAATCAACGACGCTGGCAGCAGCGATGTGATCAAGTAATCTTTCAGCCCAGTTGTTTTTAATTTCAGTCTTTGTTTAACCCCGAGATTTCCCCTTGCTCGTGACCAACCGCATCCGTAATCGTATTGTCCGTTCTCGCTATGGCAAATGGTGGGAGAAGCTCGATTTACTTCAAACGTTGATTCAGCGCGATCTGGAAGCGCGCTACAAAGGCGCGATGCTCGGGCGCGCTTGGGTCATCCTGAATCAAGTGGCCCAGTTGTTGGTCTACACCTATGCCTTTTCGATCGTCCTGCGCACCAAACCCGCCGAATTGAGTGCTTTGCCAATTAGTAACCAAAGCATGGCTTATGGATTATGGTTATTCACCGGGTTAGTGCCTTGGACGGCCTTTACCCAGGGTTTAACTCAGGGCGCTGTCGCCGTACTCAACCAACCCAACCTGGTCAAGAAAGTCATTTTTCCACTGGAGCTATTACCGTTAGTCCCGGTGGGTTCGGCTCTGATCGAAAGCACCATGGGATTAATGCTCTTGCTGAGTGCGATCGTTCTTGCCGCCAAAATGTTGCCCTGGACCATTGCTTTGTTACCACTAGTTTGGTTCCCCCAACTCCTACTGACCGCCGGGTTGTCATATTTCACCGCCGGACTCACCGTATTTCTGCGGGACATTCCACAAACCTTGATGGTGATTACCAATCTCATGTTTTATCTGACCCCCATTGTCTACTCTGCGAGCATTTTGCCCGGGGACTGGAAAACATTGATTTTCTGGGTTAATCCGATGGCGGCGATCGTCCAGCTATACCGGGATTTTCTGGGGTTTCGGGGGGTGGAAACGATCATCGTCAACGGGGCAGAAACCACCGTTCAAACCCCGATTCATTGGGGCGAACTCGGGATTGTCTGGAGTATTAGCATCCTGATTTTTATCCTCGGATACGGACTCTATCGTCGTCTGCGCCGGGGCTTTGCCGATGTCCTTTAATGCCCACAGACCAGCACGTATCACCCTCGACAATGGCCTTACCCTAATTCACCAACACCGGCCCCATACCGGCGTAGTCGCGATCGACGTCTGGGTCAAAGCGGGCGCAATTTATGAGTCTGATGCCTGGTGCGGCATGGCCCATTTTCTGGAGCACATGATTTTTAAGGGCAGTGAGCGCGTGCAGCCCGGCATGTTTGATCAAGCCGTTGAAAGCCATGGCGGCGCGGCGAATGCGGGCACCGGCTACGACTATGCCCACTATCATATGGTGATGGCACAGCAGCATTTTGCCGACACCTTGCCTTATCTGGCCGATATTTTGGTGCATGCCACAATTCCTGAAAGTAGCTTTGAATCGGAGCGGCAAGTTGTATTTGAAGAACTGCGGCAATGCTGGGACAATCCGGATTACGTCGCCTTTCAGCAACTCGGCGAACAGCTCTATCCCACCCACGGCTATCAACGCCCCATTCTGGGCACACCAGAAACCCTAGCCGCACTGTCACCCGAGACCATGCGGCAGTTTCATCGAGCATTTTACCAACCCGATAATATGACGATCGTCGTCGTGGGCGATCTTGATCAAGCCACCACCGTCGATTTAATCCACCAACATTTCAGTGACTTCGCCGCA
Proteins encoded in this window:
- a CDS encoding ABC transporter permease encodes the protein MTNRIRNRIVRSRYGKWWEKLDLLQTLIQRDLEARYKGAMLGRAWVILNQVAQLLVYTYAFSIVLRTKPAELSALPISNQSMAYGLWLFTGLVPWTAFTQGLTQGAVAVLNQPNLVKKVIFPLELLPLVPVGSALIESTMGLMLLLSAIVLAAKMLPWTIALLPLVWFPQLLLTAGLSYFTAGLTVFLRDIPQTLMVITNLMFYLTPIVYSASILPGDWKTLIFWVNPMAAIVQLYRDFLGFRGVETIIVNGAETTVQTPIHWGELGIVWSISILIFILGYGLYRRLRRGFADVL
- a CDS encoding M16 family metallopeptidase translates to MSFNAHRPARITLDNGLTLIHQHRPHTGVVAIDVWVKAGAIYESDAWCGMAHFLEHMIFKGSERVQPGMFDQAVESHGGAANAGTGYDYAHYHMVMAQQHFADTLPYLADILVHATIPESSFESERQVVFEELRQCWDNPDYVAFQQLGEQLYPTHGYQRPILGTPETLAALSPETMRQFHRAFYQPDNMTIVVVGDLDQATTVDLIHQHFSDFAAPTAVITPPPQTAQAIVKHQHQDIHLSQIEESRLILSWLMPGWRTEVTQALHQGYCCDMLSVILASGRSSRLIQELLETQGLVYDLDANFSLQRDAGLFSITAWLPETKLATVESILHDHLGTIAETPVSEVELARAQRFLSNEAAFSTELPEPMAGIYGYYDMVGDLSAAWKYPDRINAISAAAIQQVAQTYLGFDQSLTTMVHTSD